One genomic region from Streptomyces venezuelae encodes:
- a CDS encoding helix-turn-helix transcriptional regulator — MHPRAPLLVGRDAEIAQLARALETARGRRGSTVFLVGDGGIGKSRLAAEATGLAFSAGMRVLRGRGSTIGPMVPFRPLTEALMSLFRGGEPWEEAELGPYRPVLGRLVPDWAGEAQNGGSLVVLAEAVLRLLSVVSREHGALVVLEDLHDADTETLVVLEYLVDNLEHLPVVLLATTRAEPCAALDLAHSVAQRRSGVLLGLGPMDRSEVARMIASCLDTEADRVPGEIVERLWDTSVGNPFVVEELLHGMIGNGSVVHRGVSWEVVGSLRTEVPSTLVRGIAHRTDRLGPQGRMLLSAAAVLGRRFPLPVLQRMCGIDDHGLLSHLHAGVAAQLVVPDEPAPDWYAFRHPLTAEALLAQLTPTDRAKLSGRAAEVVEELHPGLPGEWCPLVAALRRDAGDRVGAARLFTEAGRRALADGAVGSGVSLLLGAEELLAHCQDWSARAEVLESLLPALAESGEFDRAFELAEGLHELVGAGVEAGRLAALHTRLAKVAHLAGRWADGNAQIVEARALLTTVRDPAQSAAVDVVAAYLALDTPGPDRTETAEKLARAAVSAAEAGPQPAVACQAWELLGVLARERDLDEARLCFERARRIAEQHRLPIPRAYALVRVGGNEWLAVGETRSLELAREEALRLGAVTIAYSIDAILVLQAVLCGRFEEAARLGGEIATTAARLRLAPVARYVLMTRATLAAHQGDRAAMEGALREFAGWDGAGSQEEPLCIGLARAFCALLEENRPLALRELDRARTQELDSPTTFHLSGLHGLRLLLDVLAGEAGWDHYHRTAATSASRMRWNRQFVLLAHAVLLGRSGEAESAVSAVAEAELLAAPYPTALHLGLRLTAEAALENGWGDPATWLRRAEEHFHAASVPDVAGACRALLRQFGVSVRQRRSGADRIPAPLRALGVTVREYEVFQLLAERLSNKAIAGRLYISPRTVEKHVAALLTKTARQDREALCDLSASDPAGQKH; from the coding sequence ATGCATCCCCGAGCTCCTCTCCTCGTCGGACGTGACGCGGAAATCGCCCAGTTGGCACGCGCCCTCGAGACCGCTCGCGGGCGGCGCGGCAGCACGGTGTTCCTGGTCGGCGACGGAGGCATCGGCAAGTCACGGCTCGCGGCCGAGGCGACGGGCCTGGCCTTCTCCGCCGGAATGCGGGTGCTGCGCGGCCGGGGCAGCACGATCGGGCCGATGGTGCCGTTCCGCCCCCTCACCGAGGCGCTGATGTCGCTCTTCCGCGGTGGTGAGCCGTGGGAGGAGGCCGAACTGGGACCGTACCGGCCGGTGTTGGGGCGACTGGTCCCCGACTGGGCGGGCGAGGCGCAGAACGGCGGCTCGCTGGTGGTGCTCGCCGAGGCCGTCCTGCGGCTGCTCTCGGTGGTGTCGAGGGAGCACGGCGCCCTGGTGGTCCTCGAGGATCTGCACGACGCCGACACCGAGACCCTGGTGGTGCTCGAATACCTGGTGGACAACCTGGAGCACCTGCCGGTGGTCCTGCTCGCGACCACCCGCGCGGAGCCGTGCGCCGCCCTGGACCTGGCGCACTCGGTGGCTCAGCGGCGCTCCGGCGTGCTGCTCGGTCTGGGGCCGATGGACCGCTCCGAGGTCGCCCGGATGATCGCCTCCTGCCTGGACACCGAGGCGGACCGGGTGCCCGGCGAGATCGTGGAGCGGCTCTGGGACACCAGTGTCGGGAATCCGTTCGTCGTCGAGGAGCTGCTCCACGGCATGATCGGCAACGGCTCGGTGGTCCACCGGGGCGTCTCCTGGGAGGTCGTCGGCTCGCTGCGCACCGAGGTGCCGAGCACGCTCGTGCGGGGCATCGCGCACCGTACCGACCGGCTGGGACCGCAGGGCCGGATGCTGCTGTCGGCGGCGGCCGTGCTCGGCCGCCGCTTCCCGCTGCCCGTGCTCCAGCGGATGTGCGGCATCGACGACCACGGCCTGCTGAGCCATCTGCACGCGGGGGTGGCCGCCCAGTTGGTGGTGCCGGACGAGCCTGCCCCCGACTGGTACGCGTTCCGGCATCCGCTGACCGCCGAGGCTCTGCTGGCCCAGCTGACCCCCACCGACCGGGCTAAGCTGTCCGGCCGGGCGGCCGAGGTGGTGGAGGAGCTCCACCCGGGGCTGCCGGGCGAGTGGTGTCCGCTGGTGGCGGCGCTGCGCCGGGACGCCGGGGACCGGGTGGGTGCGGCGCGGCTGTTCACGGAGGCGGGCCGGCGTGCGCTGGCGGACGGTGCCGTGGGCTCGGGGGTGTCGCTGCTGCTGGGCGCCGAGGAGCTGCTCGCGCATTGTCAGGACTGGTCGGCGCGGGCAGAGGTGCTGGAGTCGCTGCTGCCCGCGCTGGCGGAGAGCGGTGAGTTCGACCGGGCCTTCGAGCTGGCGGAGGGCCTGCACGAGCTGGTCGGCGCGGGGGTGGAGGCCGGCCGTCTCGCCGCGCTCCACACCCGGCTGGCCAAGGTGGCTCATCTGGCGGGCCGTTGGGCCGACGGCAATGCGCAGATCGTCGAGGCCCGGGCGCTCCTGACGACCGTACGCGATCCGGCGCAGTCGGCCGCCGTCGACGTGGTGGCGGCGTATCTGGCGCTGGACACTCCGGGCCCTGACCGCACCGAGACGGCCGAGAAGCTGGCCCGGGCCGCGGTCTCGGCGGCCGAGGCCGGGCCGCAGCCGGCGGTGGCCTGCCAGGCCTGGGAGCTTCTCGGGGTGCTGGCCCGGGAGCGCGATCTCGACGAGGCGCGGTTGTGCTTCGAGCGGGCGCGGCGGATCGCCGAGCAGCACCGGCTGCCGATTCCGCGGGCCTACGCGCTGGTGCGGGTCGGCGGGAACGAATGGCTGGCGGTCGGGGAGACGCGGTCCCTGGAGCTGGCGCGCGAGGAGGCGTTACGGCTGGGCGCGGTCACCATCGCGTACTCGATCGACGCGATCCTCGTCCTCCAGGCGGTGCTCTGCGGCCGGTTCGAGGAGGCCGCGCGGCTCGGTGGGGAGATAGCGACGACGGCGGCCCGGCTGCGGCTCGCGCCGGTGGCGCGGTACGTGCTGATGACCCGGGCGACGCTGGCGGCGCACCAGGGCGACCGGGCGGCGATGGAGGGAGCGCTGCGGGAGTTCGCCGGCTGGGACGGGGCGGGCTCGCAGGAGGAGCCGCTGTGCATCGGTCTGGCGCGCGCGTTCTGCGCACTCCTCGAGGAGAACCGGCCGCTGGCGCTGCGGGAGTTGGACCGGGCGCGCACGCAGGAGCTGGACAGTCCGACGACGTTCCATCTGAGTGGTCTGCACGGGCTGCGGCTGCTGCTCGACGTGCTGGCCGGTGAGGCGGGCTGGGACCACTACCACCGTACGGCTGCCACCTCGGCGAGCCGGATGCGTTGGAACCGGCAGTTCGTGCTGCTGGCCCACGCGGTGCTGCTCGGCCGCTCGGGCGAGGCGGAGTCGGCGGTGTCGGCGGTCGCCGAGGCGGAGCTGCTGGCCGCCCCCTATCCGACCGCGCTCCATCTGGGGCTGCGCCTGACGGCCGAGGCGGCCCTCGAGAACGGCTGGGGGGATCCGGCCACGTGGCTGCGCCGGGCGGAGGAGCACTTCCACGCCGCGTCGGTGCCGGACGTGGCGGGTGCCTGCCGGGCGCTGCTGCGCCAATTCGGAGTCTCGGTCCGGCAGCGGCGCAGCGGCGCGGACCGCATTCCGGCGCCGCTGCGGGCGCTGGGGGTGACGGTCCGCGAGTACGAGGTCTTCCAGCTGCTGGCGGAACGTTTGAGCAACAAGGCCATCGCGGGCCGTCTCTACATCTCGCCGAGGACGGTCGAGAAGCATGTGGCGGCCCTGCTGACGAAGACCGCGCGGCAGGACCGCGAGGCGCTGTGCGACCTGTCCGCGTCGGACCCGGCGGGGCAGAAGCACTGA